TCCTTAATCGCGTCTTTGACGTGACTGTCGCTCATTCGCATGACGTACAATCGACAGTCGGAACAACGCGACATAATACTTTTATCGTGAGCCTTGATACCACAGAGACGAGTACCGCCCTCGATAGCGTGGTCCTCAGCAGGAGATTTACACTCTTCAATTGTCATTTGATACGACCGCAAAGCACAACAGAAACGACTCGTTGTAGTAATTATTACTGCGTGGCTACAACCGAGGATCGATCCGGAGACGTCCAAAAGATAGAACTAATTGCACCTGCTGTAGAGACATAACTGTTTTACTATGGTTTTCAATCTGCTCTCGTAGTGTCGACCGACCAGAGCGATCGTGGTGTGACACTACCACCAACAGGAACGGTTGAACGAGATCGAATCTTCCGGGAAGATCGGCCATTGCTCCGTTTTTGGTGTGACAGAACGAACAGTACAGCACCGTCTGTTGTCTGCTCGGATTCAGCTTGTGAGACAGAACAACCAGCACGGCCCTCAGACGAGCGTGGGGCTGCCATCTTCGTGGGCTGGCGAATCGTATCGACCACACAGCGCTCTATAGATCGATATGGATAGCGACGGTCTTTGGAAGGTTCACGCACAATTGTCGTGTTTCCGTGCCTGACCGTATCACCGACCACTATCACCGTCGGTCAAATGACAGATAACCGGCGGCAACGAACACCAGAACACTCGCCACTATCCTCAACTAGTACCTGTGAAAATACGATTTTTAATGTTTCAGTTGTTTCAGATTGTTTCTGGAAGCCAGCCACCATCCACCTCGATATTCTCGCCGCTGATGTACTCTGGTCCATCGAGGAAAAACAGGACGGGCTGGATCAGATCGTCGAAGGCGGCTGGCCGGCCACGGGGCAGCTCCGAGGGAAACTCATCGGAGTTCTCAACGACATAGGGTGAAACAGCGTTCACGGTGATATCGTCAGATTGTGTGTCTGATGCGAGCATTCGCGTAAACATGATAACGCCGGTTTTTGCAACGAAGTAGGGGAAGTTCGTGGTGTTGACGAGTCCTTTCCCTGCGCTGGCGTAACCGATGTTGACGATGCGACCATATCCAGTCTCGCGCATCGGAGAGAGTGCGCGTTTCGAACAGAGGTAGGTTGCGTTGAAGTTCGTATCCAGCACCCGGTTCCACGTCTCCCAGTCGATATCTTCCCAGTGAGTGGGAGCGAACGCACCGACGTTGTTCACGAGGAGATCAACAGTTCCGATGTCATCCGCGACCGTCTCGAACAACTCATCGACGGAGTCTGGATCAGTGACGTCGCCACGAGCAGTCGTCGTTTCGATGTCGCTATCCCGAGCACGAGCCTGCTCTGCGACTGTCTGTGCTGCGTCAGCGCTTGTATGGTAGTGGACGGCAACGTTTGCGCCACACTCCGCAAGTGCGAGCAAGAGCGCACGCCCAACACCCTTTGCACTCCCAGTCACGAGCGCAGTCCGTCCGGTGAGATCCGGTCGATTCATACGCACAGTTCGACCACCGAGACCATTAGCGTTCGGCGACCGGCAGTCATCGTCCCACGCCTCGATGATCCTAAAACGACTACCACGACATATTACAATATCAAGCAGCTAATTCAATTCAGTCAGATCACAAAGCATATAATATGCATGTCTGAAGTTCAAATAGAATGTCCGCGATTGAATTGGAATCACTCCGCAAGCAGTTCGATGGTGTCGTTGCCCTCCACGAAGTTAACCTCACCGTCGAAGCGGGTGAAGTATTCGGTTTTTTGGGGCCAAACGGCGCCGGCAAATCGACGACAATTGATATTCTTCTCGATTACGTTCGACCAACAGCGGGGCGAGCGAGTGTTTTCGGTTACGATGCACAACGAGAGACGAAGTCGGTCCACCAGAAGATTGGGGTTCTTCCCGACGCCTACCACCTCGAGGAGAGTCTGACCGCCCGCCAACACCTCGTGTTCGCCATCGAGTCGAAATCCGCTGCCGACGATCCGGCGGTGCTCTTAGAACGAGTCGGGCTCTCATCCGTTGCTGATCGGGATGTCGGTGGCTTCTCGAAAGGGATGGCTCAGCGACTCGTTCTCGCGCTGGCGCTCGTCGGGCAGCCAGAGCTTCTCATTCTCGATGAGCCGTCAACCGGTTTGGATCCGAACGGTGCGCGCATGATGCGGACTATCGTTCGAGAGGAAAACAATCGCGGTGCGACGGTGTTCTTTTCGAGTCACATCCTCGGACAAGTCGAAGCGGTATGTGATCGGGTGGGTATCCTTGCGGACGGTTCGCTTGTCGCACTGGACAGCATTGAAGGATTGCAGGCAGCGGTTGGAGCAAAATCGAGGATTGAAATGACACTCGACAGACATCCCGGGCCATCGATCGAAGCGGTTCGTAATCTCGCTGGCGTGGCAGACGTAAGCATCAACAGTGATCACGGAACGATTTCCGTCTCGTGCTCTAGCGAACAGAAGGCAGCCGTCATCGATACGATTCGTTCGAACGGAGCACGAGTACTCGATTTCAAAACCAGCGAGGTTTCACTCGAGGAACTGTTCGCGTCGTACACGGGAGGGCGATCATGAGCTGGCTCGTTGTGGCAAAGCGGACGATACTCGATCCGGTTCGGTCGCGACATCTGTGGGTCACACTCGCTTTAGTTGGACTCGTCCTCGGGCTTCTCACGCACTTGATGACAGGACGGTACGCATCTGAAGTGCTGTTCACGAGTTTTGCGCCCTTGTTCGTCCTCATCGCCATCGCGCGTAGCTATCAGACGATCTCCAGTCGGCGTCAGAGCGGGAGTCTCCGAGTCGTGCTTTCCTATCCACACTCGCGCAAAGACGTCGTTCTCGGAACGGCTCTCGGTCGGAGCATCCTCATGGCGGGTGTCGTTTCGTTCGGCCTCATCGTGACGGTCGGAGTACAGTTCATCAACACAGGCCTCCCGGATAGCAAACTAGTCCTGTACACGTGGGGCATCGCCGTCCTCCTCGCGGTATCGATGACAGGGCTCGCTGTCGGGATCTCATCGAGCGTTCGAACGACGAACCGATCGGTGCTCCTCTCGTTCACCGCTTTTCTCCTGTTCTTCGGATTCTGGCAACAGCTTCCGGGCGTGATTCGCTACGTGCTCAACGGTCTCTCTAAACCGGCCCCACCACGACCCGAGTGGGTCGATGTATTCGTTGCACTGAATCCCATCCAAGCGTACAACACCATCCTCAGTGCGCTCGTACCGGCCATCGATTGGAGTTCCAACCTCTACTACGAAACCGCGTGGTTCGGCGTACTCGTTCTTCTCGGATGGTTGCTGTTGCCGCTCCTGATCGGCCTCTGGCGGTTCGAACGAAGCGACCTCTGAGGCGGGACGTCGATCGATAAAAGTCGTTCCACGGCAGGCAACCGTGGGCTTCAGCTAAGAGAAGATCACGCTCGCTGGAGCCTCGGTATGTGATTGTCGCAATCGATGATGCGGGCCACTCATTCATCTGGACGAAATCGACGTGCTCGAATTCCTCGTGATGAGACCCGAGACAGTTCACTCTGTTTGCTTCTCGTTCGGTCCGTTCTGCA
The nucleotide sequence above comes from Halocatena marina. Encoded proteins:
- a CDS encoding SDR family NAD(P)-dependent oxidoreductase, which gives rise to MNRPDLTGRTALVTGSAKGVGRALLLALAECGANVAVHYHTSADAAQTVAEQARARDSDIETTTARGDVTDPDSVDELFETVADDIGTVDLLVNNVGAFAPTHWEDIDWETWNRVLDTNFNATYLCSKRALSPMRETGYGRIVNIGYASAGKGLVNTTNFPYFVAKTGVIMFTRMLASDTQSDDITVNAVSPYVVENSDEFPSELPRGRPAAFDDLIQPVLFFLDGPEYISGENIEVDGGWLPETI
- a CDS encoding ABC transporter ATP-binding protein gives rise to the protein MSAIELESLRKQFDGVVALHEVNLTVEAGEVFGFLGPNGAGKSTTIDILLDYVRPTAGRASVFGYDAQRETKSVHQKIGVLPDAYHLEESLTARQHLVFAIESKSAADDPAVLLERVGLSSVADRDVGGFSKGMAQRLVLALALVGQPELLILDEPSTGLDPNGARMMRTIVREENNRGATVFFSSHILGQVEAVCDRVGILADGSLVALDSIEGLQAAVGAKSRIEMTLDRHPGPSIEAVRNLAGVADVSINSDHGTISVSCSSEQKAAVIDTIRSNGARVLDFKTSEVSLEELFASYTGGRS
- a CDS encoding ABC transporter permease, which produces MSWLVVAKRTILDPVRSRHLWVTLALVGLVLGLLTHLMTGRYASEVLFTSFAPLFVLIAIARSYQTISSRRQSGSLRVVLSYPHSRKDVVLGTALGRSILMAGVVSFGLIVTVGVQFINTGLPDSKLVLYTWGIAVLLAVSMTGLAVGISSSVRTTNRSVLLSFTAFLLFFGFWQQLPGVIRYVLNGLSKPAPPRPEWVDVFVALNPIQAYNTILSALVPAIDWSSNLYYETAWFGVLVLLGWLLLPLLIGLWRFERSDL